In one window of Eggerthella guodeyinii DNA:
- a CDS encoding SpaH/EbpB family LPXTG-anchored major pilin, translated as MEQRLSGLSGRVMAAAVALALAASMALGATPAFALNNGGLTDDGTASITVHKYKTPAASSEPGTGSTADAGNVPTGAEPMSGVDFTLYKLDSAKVEGSVAGTAAASAAPSADGVAAFLTLYKSASSTPVVKTTGADGTAVFGSLSFGYYLLVETNAGGANVETSVPSIITLPYAQQASGGSTTYLKDVHVYPKNVSKEEVEKTVIDEPDLVKPGDTLSYQIAFMIPEASKIFTDPANCLKGTIVDMLPKNAAGQPTITIKNDYSVVALAQDGTENVLTPGDIGFSDTSATNGQATWTITPAIAQAINVINVANTATPAKQIGKILIRVNATVNDNAFNAGVDANGLPIIQNTAAVTVIDALGTTTIDTKASTTVAIPLIGFQFLKVDAEGNAILSDTATFKLATSYDNAVAGTFLKNATATADLQATTNLADGKAVFSGLSFDNLTSGGTAYTAIEQAVTAARANLGTVQNVELWMCETKAPNGYRILQAPQKVTLQIVKATADAKVTTTVVGGPLSLVNTRDGQEGGGNFALPNTGGTGALIFGIVGAVLIGAAVTYFVRSRRRDQHDQS; from the coding sequence ATGGAACAGAGGTTATCTGGGCTGTCGGGAAGGGTGATGGCCGCAGCCGTGGCCCTCGCGCTCGCCGCGTCGATGGCGCTGGGCGCCACGCCGGCGTTCGCGCTGAACAACGGCGGCCTGACCGACGACGGCACCGCATCGATCACGGTGCACAAGTACAAGACCCCCGCGGCTTCGTCCGAGCCCGGCACCGGGTCGACGGCCGACGCGGGCAACGTGCCCACCGGCGCCGAGCCGATGTCGGGCGTGGACTTCACGCTGTACAAGCTCGACTCCGCCAAGGTAGAGGGCTCGGTCGCCGGCACGGCGGCCGCAAGCGCAGCCCCGTCGGCCGACGGCGTGGCGGCGTTCCTCACGCTGTACAAGTCCGCGAGCTCCACGCCGGTCGTCAAGACCACCGGCGCCGATGGCACGGCCGTGTTCGGCAGCCTGTCGTTCGGCTACTACCTGCTCGTCGAGACGAACGCGGGCGGCGCGAACGTCGAGACGAGCGTGCCCTCCATCATCACGCTGCCCTACGCGCAGCAGGCGAGCGGCGGGTCCACCACGTACCTCAAGGACGTGCACGTGTATCCCAAGAACGTGAGCAAGGAAGAGGTCGAGAAGACCGTCATCGACGAGCCCGACCTCGTGAAGCCCGGCGACACGCTGAGCTACCAGATCGCGTTCATGATCCCCGAGGCCTCCAAGATCTTCACCGATCCCGCGAACTGCCTCAAGGGCACCATCGTCGACATGCTTCCCAAGAACGCCGCAGGCCAGCCCACCATCACCATCAAGAACGACTACTCGGTGGTGGCGCTCGCCCAGGACGGCACCGAGAACGTGCTGACCCCCGGCGACATCGGCTTCTCCGACACCTCGGCCACGAACGGGCAGGCCACCTGGACCATCACGCCGGCCATCGCCCAGGCCATCAACGTCATCAACGTGGCGAACACCGCCACGCCGGCGAAGCAGATCGGCAAGATCCTCATCCGCGTGAACGCCACGGTGAACGACAACGCCTTCAACGCGGGCGTCGACGCCAACGGGCTGCCGATCATCCAGAACACCGCGGCGGTCACCGTCATCGACGCGCTCGGCACCACGACCATCGACACCAAGGCGAGCACGACCGTCGCCATCCCGCTCATCGGCTTCCAGTTCCTCAAGGTCGACGCCGAGGGCAACGCCATCCTCTCCGACACGGCCACGTTCAAGCTGGCCACGTCCTACGACAACGCGGTCGCGGGCACGTTCCTCAAGAACGCCACCGCCACCGCCGATCTGCAGGCCACGACGAACCTCGCCGACGGCAAGGCCGTGTTCTCGGGCCTGAGCTTCGACAACCTCACCTCGGGCGGCACGGCCTACACGGCCATCGAGCAGGCCGTGACGGCCGCGCGCGCCAACCTGGGCACCGTGCAGAACGTGGAGCTGTGGATGTGCGAGACGAAGGCGCCGAACGGCTACCGCATCCTGCAGGCCCCCCAGAAGGTGACGCTGCAGATCGTGAAGGCCACGGCCGACGCCAAGGTGACCACCACGGTGGTGGGCGGCCCGCTGTCCCTCGTCAACACGCGCGACGGCCAGGAGGGCGGCGGCAACTTCGCGCTGCCGAACACGGGCGGCACGGGCGCGCTGATCTTCGGCATCGTGGGCGCCGTGCTCATCGGCGCCGCGGTGACGTACTTCGTGCGCTCGCGCAGGCGCGACCAGCACGACCAATCGTAA
- a CDS encoding acyl-CoA dehydrogenase family protein — MDFSLTVDQELLVESIQEFADRYFDEETVSAMYENHGIPDEIGEAYRDAGFAFMGLPEECGGIPCDKLTLGLMTETLYHATGCMTPFMTAMLATADVAEFGTPEQVSLVVDQYNKSGKPIASLALSEPGAGSDNKAMSTYTKRQADGTYIMNGQKTWVTNGGNTPYMLVVSKDEHPAHANESMSLWLIPTDTPGLSTAPLEKIGQQIIPFVDVFFDEVVLTEDMRLGKEGEGFLLLMKNFEIERCLVVAQSLGLAQACIDDAAAYANERYAFGKPIGWNPMIQDMLAEMETILENSRNMLYKTLWQLDQGESVRTEAALLKRYATVGCTKVADMALEIFAALGYTTASRVGRIWTDLRGNQLAGGTVEIMSYIAGRQILKRYAK, encoded by the coding sequence ATGGATTTCAGCCTGACCGTCGATCAGGAACTGCTGGTCGAGAGCATCCAGGAATTCGCTGACCGGTACTTCGACGAGGAGACCGTCAGCGCCATGTACGAGAACCACGGCATTCCCGACGAGATCGGCGAGGCGTACCGCGACGCGGGGTTCGCCTTCATGGGACTGCCCGAGGAGTGCGGCGGCATCCCCTGCGACAAGCTCACGCTGGGCCTCATGACCGAGACGCTGTACCACGCCACCGGCTGCATGACCCCGTTCATGACCGCCATGCTGGCCACGGCCGACGTCGCGGAGTTCGGCACGCCCGAGCAGGTGTCGCTCGTCGTCGACCAATATAACAAGTCGGGCAAGCCCATCGCCTCGCTGGCGCTGTCGGAGCCGGGCGCCGGCTCGGACAACAAGGCCATGAGCACGTACACGAAGCGCCAGGCCGACGGCACGTACATCATGAACGGCCAGAAGACCTGGGTCACGAACGGCGGCAACACCCCCTACATGCTCGTGGTGTCCAAGGACGAGCATCCGGCCCACGCCAACGAGAGCATGTCGCTGTGGCTCATCCCCACCGACACCCCGGGCCTGTCCACCGCCCCGCTCGAGAAGATCGGCCAGCAGATCATCCCGTTCGTCGACGTGTTCTTCGACGAGGTCGTGCTCACCGAGGACATGCGCCTCGGCAAGGAGGGCGAGGGCTTCCTGCTGCTCATGAAGAACTTCGAGATCGAGCGCTGCCTCGTGGTGGCCCAGTCGCTCGGGCTCGCCCAGGCGTGCATTGACGACGCGGCCGCCTACGCCAACGAGCGCTACGCCTTCGGCAAGCCCATCGGCTGGAACCCCATGATCCAGGACATGCTGGCCGAGATGGAGACCATCCTCGAGAACTCCCGCAACATGCTGTACAAGACGCTGTGGCAGCTCGACCAGGGAGAATCGGTGCGCACCGAGGCGGCGCTGCTCAAGCGCTACGCCACGGTGGGCTGCACGAAGGTGGCCGATATGGCGCTGGAGATCTTCGCCGCCCTCGGCTACACCACGGCCTCCCGCGTCGGCCGCATCTGGACCGACCTGCGCGGCAACCAGCTTGCCGGCGGCACCGTGGAGATCATGAGCTACATCGCCGGGCGCCAGATCCTCAAGCGCTACGCGAAGTAA
- a CDS encoding electron transfer flavoprotein (required for anaerobic carnitine reduction, may act to transfer electrons to crotonobetaine reductase): MNIAVAVKVVPDDQDIAVASDRTLDYSKAHQIVSEYDLNAIEAATLLAEEAGATLYAVSASNAKADDLKVKKSILSRGPAELRMIADDAFAFADARTTARALASLVRGIGEVDLVVCGDGSADMYAGQVDVQLAAELDLPVINAVSSIKLEDGAVVVERTLSDVVEEIEVPLPAVVAVTPECAFPRIAGMREILAAGKKPATVTSAADAGVDTSPAVETASITAPELAERKRQVFDMKNDGDFDAFASAVAAAVRA, encoded by the coding sequence ATGAACATTGCCGTAGCGGTGAAAGTGGTGCCCGACGACCAGGACATCGCCGTCGCATCCGACCGCACCCTCGACTACTCCAAAGCCCATCAGATCGTGAGCGAGTACGACCTCAACGCCATCGAGGCGGCCACGTTGCTGGCCGAGGAGGCGGGCGCCACGCTGTACGCCGTGAGCGCCAGCAACGCGAAGGCCGACGACCTCAAGGTGAAGAAGAGCATCCTGTCGCGCGGCCCCGCCGAGCTGCGCATGATCGCCGACGACGCGTTCGCCTTCGCGGACGCCCGCACCACGGCGCGCGCCCTCGCCTCGCTCGTGAGAGGCATCGGAGAGGTGGACCTCGTGGTGTGCGGCGACGGCTCGGCCGACATGTACGCCGGCCAGGTGGACGTGCAGCTGGCCGCCGAGCTGGACCTGCCGGTGATCAACGCCGTCTCGTCCATCAAGCTGGAAGACGGGGCCGTGGTGGTGGAGCGCACGCTGAGCGACGTGGTGGAGGAGATCGAGGTGCCGCTGCCCGCCGTGGTGGCCGTGACGCCCGAATGCGCGTTCCCCCGCATCGCGGGCATGCGCGAGATCCTCGCGGCCGGCAAGAAGCCCGCGACGGTGACCTCGGCCGCGGACGCGGGCGTGGACACGAGCCCCGCGGTGGAGACCGCCAGCATCACGGCGCCCGAGCTGGCCGAGCGCAAGCGCCAGGTGTTCGACATGAAAAACGACGGCGACTTCGACGCGTTCGCGTCGGCCGTGGCCGCGGCCGTCCGCGCGTAG
- a CDS encoding SpaH/EbpB family LPXTG-anchored major pilin, translating to MKRTSERAMRANLRAAAAATALAAALALCAAALAGAGDPAFADAGADAARTGSIVVHEYRSQLGGTNPGNGDEDPVLPKDALPLADVPLTLYQLSTDPEAANGFEPAVDVDSPPLASFDSRTGTTDAQGVLAFRDLPRGVYLLVQGDVAGVQPAQKKLLVAVPMQGAVGGDARWDVHVYPKSYVAASIAKAADDPDAVYGVGDEARWRITVPVPAELKLVAADGSVRYGRGLQVRDILDARLDDVPGAQVSLVDATGQPSATALVPGADYEEAYDEQGRTVSWTFTDEALRRIADAGAANLVIAVTTRVNEAAYDEPGAIYNNAAVSFTAASGAPTGAEVIPGGVPDPANPAHPRITTGGVRIDKHLEETGEKLSGATFKVARSRADALAGHFIARTVDGVLQDVQLVTDADGAASLGGLGAGTCWLVETQAPSYEDAEGRQRACVRLAEPAAVDIPADPAAAEVRVAVANRLETPLDRAGSAVGGALAKTGDAGWLLAAALAAVVALAGAGMVRRLRRRGERTDDR from the coding sequence GTGAAACGAACGAGCGAACGCGCGATGCGCGCGAACCTGCGCGCCGCAGCCGCCGCGACGGCGCTCGCCGCCGCGCTCGCCCTCTGCGCCGCGGCGCTCGCGGGCGCGGGCGACCCGGCGTTCGCCGACGCCGGCGCCGACGCGGCGCGCACCGGCTCCATCGTCGTGCACGAGTACCGCTCGCAGCTGGGCGGCACGAACCCGGGAAACGGCGACGAGGACCCCGTGCTGCCGAAGGACGCCCTGCCGTTGGCCGACGTGCCCCTCACGTTGTACCAGCTCTCGACCGACCCCGAGGCGGCGAACGGCTTCGAGCCTGCGGTGGACGTCGACTCGCCGCCGCTGGCGTCGTTCGACTCGCGCACGGGCACGACCGACGCGCAGGGCGTGCTCGCGTTCCGCGATCTGCCGCGCGGCGTGTACCTGCTCGTGCAGGGCGACGTCGCCGGCGTGCAGCCCGCGCAGAAGAAGCTGCTCGTGGCCGTGCCCATGCAGGGCGCGGTTGGCGGCGACGCGCGCTGGGACGTGCACGTCTACCCGAAATCGTACGTGGCGGCGTCCATCGCCAAGGCGGCGGACGACCCGGACGCCGTGTACGGCGTGGGCGACGAGGCGCGCTGGCGCATTACGGTGCCCGTCCCCGCCGAGCTCAAGCTCGTCGCGGCCGACGGCTCGGTGCGCTACGGGCGCGGCTTGCAGGTGCGCGATATCCTGGACGCCCGGCTCGACGACGTGCCCGGCGCGCAGGTGTCGCTCGTCGACGCGACGGGCCAGCCGAGCGCGACGGCGCTCGTGCCCGGCGCGGACTACGAGGAGGCGTACGACGAGCAGGGGCGCACGGTATCGTGGACCTTCACCGACGAGGCGCTGCGGCGCATCGCCGATGCCGGCGCGGCCAACCTCGTCATCGCGGTGACCACGCGGGTGAACGAGGCCGCCTACGACGAGCCGGGCGCCATCTACAACAACGCCGCGGTGTCGTTCACGGCCGCCTCGGGCGCGCCGACCGGGGCCGAGGTCATCCCCGGAGGCGTGCCCGACCCCGCGAACCCGGCGCACCCGCGCATCACCACGGGAGGCGTGCGCATCGACAAGCACCTCGAGGAAACGGGGGAGAAGCTCTCCGGCGCGACGTTCAAGGTGGCGCGCTCGCGCGCCGACGCGCTGGCCGGACACTTCATCGCCCGGACGGTGGACGGCGTGCTGCAGGACGTGCAGCTCGTCACCGACGCGGACGGCGCGGCGTCCCTCGGCGGCCTCGGCGCGGGCACCTGCTGGCTCGTGGAGACGCAGGCGCCCTCCTACGAGGACGCCGAGGGTCGGCAGCGGGCCTGCGTGCGCCTTGCCGAGCCCGCGGCCGTCGACATCCCCGCCGACCCGGCGGCGGCCGAGGTGCGCGTGGCGGTGGCGAACCGCCTCGAAACGCCCCTCGATCGGGCGGGGAGCGCCGTGGGCGGCGCGCTGGCGAAGACGGGCGATGCGGGCTGGCTGCTCGCCGCCGCCCTCGCCGCCGTCGTCGCGCTCGCGGGCGCGGGGATGGTGCGCCGCCTGCGGCGGCGCGGCGAACGTACGGACGATCGATAG
- a CDS encoding aldehyde dehydrogenase family protein, whose product MNNPAQKSYQLYIDGQWVDASDGGTLDVYCPANGEQLSTIADATKEDVDRAVDAAWEAFKTWGKTTKAERAIILNKVADLIEENAEKFALLESLDNGKPIRETRAIDVALSVDHFRYFAGVLLADTGEADKLPGNLLSIVLHEPIGVVGQIVPWNFPFLMAAWKLAPVLAAGDCTVFKPSSTTSLTVLELAKLTQDIIPAGVFNVVTGRGSKSGQYILDNPKISKLAFTGSTEVGRDVARAAAERLIPATLELGGKSANIVFDDAKWDMVMDGIQLGILFNQGQVCCAGSRIFVQEDIYDKFVKDACEAFSKVKVGMPWEDDTQMGSQIDENQLNKILEYVEIAKQEGGKVLCGGERNTEGDLAKGAFMKPTLLEVPNNSCRVAQEEIFGPVAVVIKFKDEQEVIDMANDSVYGLGGAVWTRDINRAFRVAEGIQTGRMWVNTYNQIPSGAPFGGYKESGIGRETHKVMLEHYTQTKNIMINLGEEPSGFYPAK is encoded by the coding sequence ATGAACAACCCTGCTCAGAAATCCTACCAGCTCTACATCGACGGCCAGTGGGTCGACGCGTCGGACGGCGGTACGCTCGACGTGTACTGCCCCGCCAACGGTGAGCAGCTTTCAACCATCGCCGACGCCACGAAGGAAGATGTCGACCGCGCGGTCGACGCCGCGTGGGAGGCGTTCAAAACCTGGGGCAAGACGACGAAGGCCGAGCGCGCCATCATCTTGAACAAGGTGGCCGACCTCATCGAGGAGAACGCCGAGAAGTTCGCGCTCCTCGAGTCGCTCGACAACGGCAAGCCCATTCGCGAGACGCGCGCCATCGACGTGGCGCTGTCCGTGGACCATTTCCGCTACTTCGCCGGCGTGCTGCTGGCCGACACGGGCGAGGCCGACAAGCTGCCCGGCAACCTGCTGTCCATCGTGCTGCACGAGCCCATCGGCGTCGTCGGCCAGATCGTGCCGTGGAACTTCCCGTTCCTCATGGCCGCCTGGAAGCTGGCCCCCGTGCTGGCCGCCGGCGACTGCACGGTGTTCAAGCCCTCGTCCACCACGTCGCTCACGGTGCTCGAGCTGGCGAAGCTGACGCAGGACATCATCCCGGCCGGCGTGTTCAACGTCGTCACGGGCCGCGGCTCGAAGTCGGGCCAGTACATCCTCGACAACCCGAAGATCAGCAAGCTCGCGTTCACCGGCTCCACCGAAGTGGGCCGCGACGTGGCCCGCGCGGCGGCCGAGCGCCTCATCCCGGCCACGCTGGAGCTGGGCGGCAAGTCGGCGAACATCGTCTTCGACGACGCCAAGTGGGACATGGTCATGGACGGCATCCAGCTGGGCATCCTGTTCAACCAGGGCCAGGTGTGCTGCGCCGGCAGCCGCATCTTCGTGCAGGAGGACATCTACGACAAGTTCGTGAAGGACGCCTGCGAGGCCTTCAGCAAGGTGAAGGTGGGCATGCCCTGGGAGGACGACACCCAGATGGGCAGCCAGATCGACGAGAACCAGCTCAACAAGATCCTCGAGTACGTGGAGATCGCGAAGCAGGAGGGCGGCAAGGTCCTCTGCGGCGGCGAGCGCAACACCGAGGGCGACCTCGCGAAGGGCGCGTTCATGAAGCCGACGCTGCTCGAGGTGCCGAACAACTCGTGCCGCGTGGCGCAGGAGGAGATCTTCGGGCCCGTGGCCGTCGTCATCAAGTTCAAGGACGAGCAGGAAGTCATCGACATGGCGAACGACTCGGTGTACGGCCTGGGCGGCGCCGTGTGGACGCGCGACATCAACCGCGCCTTCCGCGTGGCCGAAGGCATCCAGACGGGCCGCATGTGGGTGAACACCTACAACCAGATCCCGTCCGGCGCGCCGTTCGGCGGCTACAAGGAGTCGGGCATCGGCCGCGAGACGCACAAGGTGATGCTCGAGCACTACACGCAGACGAAGAACATCATGATCAACCTGGGCGAGGAGCCGAGCGGTTTCTACCCGGCGAAGTAG
- a CDS encoding acyl-CoA dehydrogenase family protein, whose protein sequence is MSKLTPEEFREYLKTVRALAEGPFEEMQKEVEVTNKFPQEFYDLAIENNLYRYALPEEYGGWGLSEKEILQVQEEFSRGPGGMRMHLHYAADLNWRILDDYGKPELKAEFMDKFQDKTIFTNFALTEQTGGTGADLHTTALKDENGNYVLNGEKWLISHTDCSQYAYVIAVTDPDKKGDERLSAFFVPMDTPGFELVPMPHMMGCRGAGHAGFKMTNVVLDPKYLLGEEGQGMEVAMHSLAISRVHIADSNLGMSQRMLEMSIARARDRVTFGKPIIQRQAIKMKLANMATNIHALRCMIMDFADEYDVDPHNEFVDEKAAMCKLFSIDTVKMVSDEMLEIFGGDGYFEDSPYGPTERLYRDCRAMWLEEGAPTVQRITIARGVDKHDGHVEYADWIAGTAL, encoded by the coding sequence ATGAGCAAGCTAACCCCCGAGGAGTTCCGCGAGTACCTCAAGACCGTGCGCGCGCTCGCCGAAGGCCCGTTCGAGGAGATGCAGAAGGAGGTCGAGGTCACCAACAAGTTCCCGCAGGAATTCTACGACCTGGCCATCGAGAACAACCTGTACCGCTACGCGCTGCCCGAGGAGTACGGCGGATGGGGCCTGTCCGAGAAGGAGATCCTGCAGGTGCAGGAGGAGTTCTCCCGCGGCCCGGGCGGCATGCGCATGCACCTGCACTACGCGGCCGACCTGAACTGGCGCATCCTCGACGACTACGGCAAGCCGGAGCTCAAGGCCGAGTTCATGGACAAGTTCCAGGACAAGACCATCTTCACGAACTTCGCGCTGACCGAGCAGACGGGCGGCACCGGCGCCGACCTGCACACCACCGCGCTCAAGGACGAGAACGGCAACTACGTGCTCAACGGCGAGAAGTGGCTCATCTCCCACACCGACTGCTCGCAGTACGCCTACGTCATCGCGGTGACCGACCCTGACAAGAAGGGCGACGAGCGCCTGTCCGCCTTCTTCGTGCCCATGGACACGCCGGGCTTCGAGCTCGTCCCCATGCCGCACATGATGGGCTGCCGCGGCGCGGGCCATGCGGGTTTCAAGATGACCAACGTCGTGCTCGACCCGAAGTACCTGCTGGGCGAGGAGGGCCAGGGCATGGAAGTGGCCATGCACTCGCTCGCCATCTCCCGCGTGCACATCGCCGACTCCAACCTGGGCATGTCCCAGCGCATGCTCGAGATGTCCATCGCCCGTGCCCGCGACCGCGTGACCTTCGGCAAGCCGATCATCCAGCGCCAGGCCATCAAGATGAAGCTGGCGAACATGGCCACGAACATCCACGCGCTGCGCTGCATGATCATGGACTTCGCCGACGAGTACGACGTGGACCCGCACAACGAGTTCGTCGACGAGAAGGCCGCCATGTGCAAGCTGTTCTCCATCGACACCGTGAAGATGGTGTCCGACGAGATGCTCGAGATCTTCGGCGGCGACGGCTACTTCGAGGATTCGCCGTACGGCCCGACCGAGCGCCTGTACCGCGACTGCCGCGCCATGTGGCTTGAGGAAGGCGCTCCCACCGTCCAGCGCATCACCATCGCGCGCGGCGTGGACAAGCACGACGGCCACGTGGAGTACGCCGACTGGATCGCCGGCACCGCCCTGTAA